Proteins encoded in a region of the Triticum dicoccoides isolate Atlit2015 ecotype Zavitan chromosome 3A, WEW_v2.0, whole genome shotgun sequence genome:
- the LOC119270579 gene encoding probable splicing factor 3A subunit 1 has product MGSPTVAPAPLLAAAPDGGEADANGDHERQQQLQIVPSSAVPAPSKPPEPAPTVATHTRTIGIIHPPPDIRVIIEKTATFVAKNGPEFERRIVAHNQGNAKFNFLQPSDPYHAYYQHRVSEIADAPPAPDAAATDPDALPSDDSAADGKPADDHSAPFRVGPPAKVLVPPKAELYTVRLPEGITTEEVDIVKLTAQFVARNGKTFLASLASRESTNPQFNFLRPTHSMFPFFTALADIYSRVMRPDEGVAALMRELKEGTKDLTTVLERCLNRLEWDRSQEQAKQQAEDEVEMERMQMSMIDWHDFVVVETIEFDDDEFEGLPVPPTLEELKRRKRMETLGEEEPMELAEPAKDVEMEMDEEEMQLVEEGMKAARLDENDGGAQVKVASNDDEPPMRIVKNYKRPEERIPAERDPTKVVVSPITGELIPISEMEEHMRISLIDPKYKEQKERMLAKIKETTLAPDDEISRNIIGLARTRPDIFGTTEEEVSNAVKAEIEKKKDEQPKQVIWDGHSGSIGWTATQAMSVGGEEQGDASNAPGPAPLPRPGMPLPRPPQPLSLVNVPRFTPNPMPYHVQPPHHMQGVPPHMMSNMHQPLPPGQQHMIRMSGPMGHMPSNIPPPPPGHNTQFMPGPPRFAMPPPPHMQNMPTMVNPIGIPQPPPPLPPQPPAEEQPPLPEEPEPKRQRTDDASLIPAEQFLAQHPGPARISVSVPNLDEGNLRGQVLEISVQSLSDTVGSLKEQIAGELQLPANKQKLSVRTSFLKDNLSLAYYNVGPGVVINLALRERGGRKK; this is encoded by the exons atgggaTCCCCAACGGTGGCCCCCGcgcccctcctcgccgccgccccggacggcggcgaggcggacgcCAACGGCGACCACGAGCGGCAGCAGCAGCTCCAGATCGTCCCCTCCTCCGCCGTCCCCGCCCCCTCCAAGCCGCCCGAGCCGGCGCCGACGGTGGCCACCCACACGCGCACCATCGGCATCATCCACCCGCCGCCCGACATCCGCGTCATCATCGAGAAGACGGCCACCTTCGTCGCCAAGAACGGGCCCGAGTTCGAGCGCCGCATCGTCGCCCACAACCAGGGCAACGCCAAGTTCAACTTCCTCCAGCCCTCCGACCCCTACCACGCCTACTACCAGCACCGCGTCTCCGAGATCGCCGACGCGCCGCCCGcccccgacgccgccgccaccgaccccgaCGCTCTCCCCTCGGACGACTCCGCCGCCGACGGCAAGCCCGCCGACGACCACTCCGCGCCCTTCCGCGTCGGCCCGCCCGCCAAGGTGCTGGTGCCGCCCAAGGCCGAGCTCTACACCGTGCGCCTCCCCGAGGGCATCACCAccgaggaggtggacatcgtcaAGCTGACGGCGCAGTTCGTCGCCCGCAACGGCAAGACCTTCCTGGCCAGCCTCGCGTCCCGGGAGAGCACCAACCCGCAGTTCAACTTCCTCCGCCCCACCCACAGCATGTTCCCCTTCTTCACCGCGCTCGCCGACATCTACTCGAGGGTCATGAGGCCTGACGAGGGCGTGGCCGCCCTCATGAGGGAGCTCAAGGAGGGGACCAAGGACCTCACCACGGTGCTGGAGCGCTGCCTCAACCGGCTCGAGTGGGACCGGTCGCAGGAGCAGGCCAAGCAGCAGGCGGAGGATGAGGTTGAGATGGAGAGGATGCAGATGTCCATGATTGATTGGCATGATTTCGTCGTTGTCGAGACTATTGAGTTTGATGATGATGAGTTTGAGGGCCTCCCTGTGCCGCCTACGCTGGAAGAGCTGAAGCGCCGCAAGaggatggagaccttgggagaggagGAGCCCATGGAATTGGCTGAACCAGCCAAGGATGTTGAGATGGAGATGGATGAGGAGGAGATGCAGCTTGTCGAGGAAGGAATGAAGGCAGCAAGGCTCGATGAGAATGATGGAGGAGCACAAGTTAAGGTGGCCAGTAATGATGATGAGCCGCCTATGAGAATTGTCAAAAACTACAAGAGGCCTGAGGAGAGGATCCCTGCGGAGAGGGACCCGACCAAGGTTGTTGTCTCACCAATAACCGGGGAGCTCATTCCGATCAGCGAGATGGAGGAACACATGCGCATCTCGCTCATTGACCCCAAGTACAAGGAACAGAAAGAAAGAATGCTGGCCAAGATTAAGGAAACCACTCTTGCTCCTGATGATGAGATCTCCCGTAACATTATTGGTCTTGCACGTACGAGGCCAGATATTTTTGGAACCACCGAGGAAGAGGTTTCTAATGCCGTCAAGGCAGAAATTGAAAAGAAAAAGGATGAGCAGCCAAAGCAGGTTATTTGGGATGGTCATTCTGGGAGCATCGGTTGGACAGCCACTCAGGCAATGtctgtcggtggagaagaacagggtgATGCCTCGAATGCTCCAGGTCCAGCTCCACTTCCCCGGCCTGGCATGCCGTTGCCCCGGCCTCCCCAACCACTTTCCTTGGTCAATGTTCCCCGATTTACACCCAATCCAATGCCTTATCATGTCCAACCCCCTCATCATATGCAAGGAGTTCCACCACATATGATGTCCAACATGCACCAACCTCTGCCACCAGGTCAACAACACATGATTAGGATGTCAGGTCCCATGGGTCATATGCCAAGTAATATCCCTCCGCCGCCTCCAGGCCATAATACTCAGTTCATGCCTGGTCCACCACGGTTTGCTATGCCCCCTCCCCCGCACATGCAGAACATGCCAACCATGGTCAACCCCATCGGAATCCCCCAGCCTCCACCACCTTTGCCTCCACAACCACCTGCCGAGGAGCAGCCACCTCTACCTGAGGAACCAGAACCTAAGAGGCAGAGAACAGATGATGCTTCTCTGATCCCAGCTGAGCAGTTCCTCGCTCAGCATCCG GGCCCTGCTCGCATCTCAGTTTCTGTGCCCAACCTTGATGAAGGAAACTTGCGAGGCCAAGTTTTGGAAATCTCTGTCCAATCACTCTCAGACACAGTCGGCAGTCTGAAGGAGCAAATTGCTGGAGAGCTGCAGCTTCCTGCTAATAAGCAGAAGCTGAGTGTGAGGACTAGTTTCCTCAAGGACAATCTTTCTCTTGCTTATTACAATGTGGGCCCTGGGGTGGTCATCAATCTAGCTCTGAGGGAGCGTGGTGGGAGAAAGAAATGA